A genomic region of Candidatus Falkowbacteria bacterium contains the following coding sequences:
- a CDS encoding glycogen synthase, whose product MAKKISVALLGAELTPLAKVGGLGDVIGALPKTLFTQGVDVVTFLPFYGSIDRSSLRASLALEGVVVEQNPDHKLSVWQTVIPGSNAKLYLLDHPYFSGEEIYSHEQLVGKDLKISEVEKFIMFCQASLAAMKAIGFRPDIIHLNDWHTAPLLAFLESERSSGSSFFSETKTVYTIHNLANQGNYRLADLRLPSSKLVQAACLDNKDVNFMAMGIIGADIVNTVSKTYAKEILTSEQGAGMQQLLANRKDSLFGVVNGIDTVFFNPATDQYLQKKYDFNGLQGKNENKVALQKELGLSESPTTPIFGLVSRLVNQKGLDLLDEKIAKLDAQFIFLGSGQKEVEDRLLGWALKHPQKIVAKIGFDAKLAQQIYAGADVFLMPSKYEPCGLGQMIAMRYGTLPLVRKTGGLADTVNGRNGFVFKKYEAGELLKCLKRAILSYNSDPTAWKERQKMVMLQDFSWEKPAKQYIKLYKKALTLGKM is encoded by the coding sequence ATGGCTAAAAAAATATCCGTAGCGCTTTTGGGTGCCGAATTGACTCCGCTGGCCAAGGTTGGCGGCCTAGGCGACGTTATTGGCGCTCTGCCCAAGACCCTTTTCACGCAAGGGGTAGACGTCGTTACTTTTCTCCCCTTCTATGGGTCGATTGACCGCTCAAGCTTGCGAGCCTCGCTGGCCCTTGAAGGCGTTGTCGTAGAACAGAACCCGGACCACAAGCTCTCGGTGTGGCAAACTGTCATTCCGGGAAGCAATGCGAAGCTTTATTTATTGGACCATCCTTATTTTTCCGGAGAAGAGATATATTCTCACGAACAGCTGGTCGGCAAGGATTTGAAAATTTCTGAGGTAGAAAAATTCATCATGTTCTGCCAGGCTTCGTTGGCGGCAATGAAGGCGATCGGCTTCCGGCCGGACATTATTCATCTGAATGATTGGCACACGGCTCCGCTTTTGGCATTTTTGGAAAGCGAGAGGAGCAGTGGGTCTAGTTTCTTTTCAGAAACAAAGACCGTCTACACGATCCATAATCTGGCAAATCAGGGAAACTATCGTTTAGCCGATCTCCGGTTGCCATCAAGCAAGCTGGTGCAAGCCGCTTGTCTAGACAACAAGGATGTTAATTTCATGGCAATGGGCATAATCGGGGCGGACATTGTGAATACGGTGAGTAAAACTTATGCAAAAGAGATACTTACCAGCGAACAGGGCGCAGGCATGCAACAGCTTCTGGCTAATCGCAAGGACTCTTTGTTCGGGGTGGTCAATGGCATAGACACGGTATTCTTTAATCCGGCAACTGACCAGTACTTGCAGAAGAAATACGATTTTAATGGATTGCAGGGAAAAAATGAGAACAAAGTGGCGTTACAGAAGGAACTGGGACTTTCAGAGTCCCCAACAACCCCCATCTTCGGCCTAGTTTCTAGGCTGGTCAATCAGAAAGGGCTGGATTTGTTGGATGAAAAGATTGCCAAGCTGGATGCCCAGTTTATTTTTTTAGGCTCTGGCCAGAAGGAAGTAGAAGATCGGCTGCTTGGCTGGGCCTTAAAGCATCCTCAGAAAATCGTTGCGAAAATCGGCTTTGACGCCAAGCTGGCACAGCAGATTTATGCCGGGGCAGATGTTTTTCTAATGCCTTCGAAGTATGAGCCCTGCGGTTTGGGGCAAATGATTGCCATGCGTTATGGTACCCTGCCCTTGGTCCGCAAGACCGGAGGGTTGGCCGACACGGTAAATGGCAGAAATGGCTTTGTTTTTAAGAAATATGAAGCTGGAGAGCTGCTTAAGTGTTTGAAACGGGCTATCTTGTCCTATAATTCTGATCCGACAGCCTGGAAAGAGCGGCAAAAAATGGTGATGCTACAGGACTTTTCCTGGGAAAAACCAGCTAAACAATATATAAAATTATACAAAAAAGCGCTAACTTTAGGTAAGATGTAA
- a CDS encoding AAA family ATPase, with translation MFLEKLEIQGFKSFASKNLLVFPGMVTEEKRGITAIVGPNGSGKSNTADAVRWVLGEQSMKTLRGKKSEDVIFSGSDKKSKLSMAEVSLFLNNEDRKAPIDYSQVVLTRRLYRDGNSEYLINNSRVRLVDIQLLLAKSSFGQKTYSVIGQGMVEGFLNTSLSERKEFFDEATGVKQYQIKRDEALNKLLASYENSGQAEMILAEIEPRLRSLTKQVSKLQRRGELELELKGLELIYYRKLWHEINDNFLRYNQEYLKLEKEKMEKDKKLESLRQRLSQIQQKSLVNQDLVGWRAEVSRLETERESIHRQLARIDAQLEVKLESSGQFDLSWLKNKQGEMIVEKSKLDEEIASLSDSIASFERAEKSLLQQKDALTSKIRELNANLVKTSSSLNEDEIKKINQELKNLFTKLEQAEQAQDIDQARLIFSEIKADVEEILKLSNKVGGGETLEQIHIELIRLTEEREELTQRLGEQSSKSWPQIERAKMLKQHRLQLEQELRQLEQKLKQHQNQLDFGELSKEQELLKARAGAIEELLAGLREKIGEAGKSEAAERSMLFEMQNSLQALQNEINHLSRQLNDLQIGSTRYGTKLEDLEGEIRQALGGLKEVKAERIEGVVEVEPISEKINSLKRQLEHIGGIDPEVEKEYLQTKERFEFLSHQIKDLADAIGSLEKIIKELDVVIKDKFDKKFKVIALKFEEYFKILFNGGVAKVIKVMESSEDADNDETSPSSQEEQRKEQIKKIKYLQKYNATGLAGIEIQATPPGKKIKSVAMLSGGERALTAIALICAIINVNPSPFVVLDEVDAALDEANSERLAKILDDLSYKTQFIVITHNRASMRRANVLYGVTMGDDGVSKLLSIKLEEARAIDK, from the coding sequence ATGTTTTTGGAAAAATTGGAAATCCAGGGCTTCAAATCGTTCGCCAGCAAGAATCTGTTGGTTTTTCCTGGTATGGTGACCGAAGAAAAGAGAGGAATTACGGCCATCGTCGGCCCGAACGGCTCCGGCAAGTCCAATACGGCAGATGCTGTACGCTGGGTTTTGGGCGAGCAAAGTATGAAGACGTTGCGCGGTAAGAAGTCGGAAGATGTGATTTTTTCCGGCTCAGATAAAAAGTCCAAGCTCAGTATGGCGGAGGTTTCGCTATTTTTGAACAACGAAGACCGGAAAGCGCCGATAGACTACTCGCAAGTCGTGCTGACTCGCCGTCTTTATCGCGACGGCAATAGTGAATATCTGATAAACAATAGCCGCGTCAGGCTGGTCGATATCCAGCTGCTGCTGGCTAAGTCCAGCTTCGGCCAGAAGACCTATAGCGTAATCGGCCAGGGCATGGTCGAAGGTTTTTTGAATACCAGCCTATCAGAGCGCAAAGAGTTTTTTGATGAAGCTACCGGCGTCAAGCAATATCAGATCAAGCGCGATGAGGCGCTGAACAAGTTGCTGGCGAGTTATGAGAACTCGGGGCAGGCAGAGATGATATTGGCTGAAATCGAGCCGCGTCTCAGAAGTCTGACCAAGCAGGTAAGCAAGCTGCAACGGCGCGGCGAGCTGGAGCTGGAGCTCAAAGGCTTGGAATTGATCTATTACCGCAAGCTTTGGCATGAAATAAATGACAATTTTCTACGGTATAACCAGGAATACCTGAAACTGGAGAAGGAGAAAATGGAAAAAGACAAGAAGCTAGAGTCGCTAAGGCAGCGCTTGTCGCAGATACAGCAGAAAAGCTTGGTCAATCAGGACCTTGTCGGTTGGCGCGCCGAAGTCTCACGGCTCGAGACTGAGCGCGAGTCAATCCATCGGCAGCTGGCCAGGATCGATGCCCAACTAGAAGTCAAATTGGAGTCAAGCGGACAATTTGATTTGTCATGGCTGAAAAACAAGCAGGGTGAAATGATAGTTGAAAAATCAAAGCTTGATGAGGAAATTGCCAGCCTTTCTGACAGCATTGCCAGCTTTGAACGTGCTGAAAAAAGCTTATTACAGCAAAAGGATGCTCTGACCTCAAAAATAAGGGAGCTTAACGCCAATCTGGTCAAGACGAGCAGTTCTTTGAATGAAGATGAGATCAAAAAGATAAACCAGGAGCTGAAGAATCTTTTCACCAAACTTGAACAAGCGGAACAAGCTCAAGACATCGACCAGGCCCGGCTGATATTTTCGGAGATCAAAGCTGACGTTGAAGAGATCTTGAAGCTTTCAAACAAGGTCGGGGGCGGCGAGACGCTCGAGCAGATCCATATAGAGCTTATCCGCTTGACCGAGGAACGTGAAGAATTGACTCAGCGGTTGGGCGAGCAAAGTTCTAAGTCGTGGCCTCAGATCGAGCGCGCTAAAATGCTCAAGCAGCACCGTCTCCAACTAGAGCAGGAGCTGCGCCAGCTGGAGCAGAAATTGAAGCAGCACCAGAATCAGCTTGATTTCGGCGAGTTGAGCAAGGAGCAGGAATTGCTCAAGGCTAGAGCTGGAGCGATCGAAGAGCTGCTTGCAGGATTGCGTGAAAAGATCGGCGAGGCGGGCAAATCGGAGGCAGCCGAAAGATCGATGCTTTTCGAAATGCAGAACAGTCTCCAGGCCCTGCAGAATGAAATAAACCATCTTAGCCGGCAGCTTAATGATTTGCAGATCGGCTCTACTAGATATGGTACGAAATTGGAAGATCTTGAAGGAGAGATAAGGCAGGCCCTGGGCGGATTGAAGGAGGTTAAGGCTGAAAGAATCGAAGGCGTGGTCGAGGTCGAACCGATAAGTGAAAAGATCAATAGCCTCAAGCGCCAGCTAGAACATATAGGCGGCATCGATCCCGAGGTGGAAAAAGAATATCTTCAGACGAAAGAGAGATTTGAATTCTTATCGCATCAGATCAAGGATTTGGCTGATGCCATCGGATCCTTGGAGAAGATCATTAAGGAGCTTGACGTGGTGATAAAGGATAAATTCGATAAGAAATTCAAGGTTATCGCCTTGAAGTTCGAGGAGTACTTCAAGATATTGTTCAACGGAGGCGTGGCTAAGGTAATCAAGGTGATGGAGAGCAGCGAAGACGCCGACAATGATGAAACTTCCCCGTCTTCCCAGGAAGAGCAGCGCAAGGAGCAGATCAAGAAGATAAAATATTTGCAGAAATATAATGCGACTGGCTTAGCTGGAATTGAGATCCAGGCCACGCCGCCGGGCAAGAAGATCAAGTCGGTCGCAATGCTTTCCGGCGGCGAGCGCGCTCTGACCGCCATCGCTTTGATCTGCGCGATTATCAATGTCAATCCTTCACCATTCGTCGTGCTTGATGAGGTCGATGCAGCCTTGGATGAGGCCAACTCGGAACGACTGGCAAAGATTCTGGACGATCTTTCCTATAAGACCCAGTTCATTGTCATTACCCATAATCGTGCCAGTATGAGAAGGGCAAACGTGCTCTATGGCGTAACCATGGGCGATGACGGCGTTTCGAAACTGTTGAGCATCAAGCTGGAAGAAGCGCGGGCGATAGATAAGTAA
- a CDS encoding YifB family Mg chelatase-like AAA ATPase, with translation MPAKILSGACLGLDALPIEVEADTGGGQLGSFSIVGLPDLAVQEAKERVRSAIRNSGIEFPKIKITVNLAPADLKKQGPSYDLPIAMSILQSMAKTSFAQATQKSLFLGELALNGDIRPVHGVLPIALAAKRWGIDRMFVPQDNIKEASLAPDVDIYGPKNIVELLEHLTGKKSLQKHEAGPFEAGTIIAPIDMSSVQGQEHVKRAMEIAAAGGHNMLMSGPPGSGKTMLARAMTSILPDLILEEALEITKIYSVAGCLSGHNSLVRTRPFRSPHHTSSGISLVGGGTWPKPGEISLAHRGVLFLDEFPEFSRQTLENLRQPLEDGIVNISRVAGTIAFPAKFMLVAAMNPCPCGYANDHERHCICSAGQTLAYQKKISGPILDRIDIHVEVPRVSFEKLSQGTPGECSESIKKRVTRARMVQRTRYAKSGFLTNAEISTQMVKEMNKLDQATLSLLHQAVDRLHLSARSYYRIIKLARTIADLAEDQEISQLHVAEALQYRAKAD, from the coding sequence ATGCCAGCAAAAATCTTGTCAGGTGCTTGTCTTGGACTGGATGCATTGCCGATCGAGGTCGAGGCCGATACGGGCGGCGGCCAGCTCGGCTCTTTCTCTATCGTCGGCTTGCCCGACCTGGCAGTTCAAGAAGCGAAGGAACGGGTCCGGAGCGCGATACGCAACTCCGGTATCGAGTTTCCTAAAATCAAGATCACGGTCAATTTGGCACCTGCAGATTTGAAGAAGCAGGGGCCAAGTTATGATTTGCCGATCGCCATGAGCATCCTGCAGTCGATGGCTAAGACGAGCTTCGCTCAAGCGACGCAAAAGAGTCTTTTTTTGGGTGAGTTGGCACTGAATGGGGACATTAGGCCGGTGCATGGAGTCTTGCCGATAGCGCTTGCTGCTAAAAGATGGGGCATCGATCGGATGTTCGTGCCCCAAGACAATATCAAGGAAGCCAGCTTGGCACCAGATGTGGATATTTATGGACCGAAAAACATAGTTGAGCTGCTTGAGCATCTGACCGGCAAAAAATCATTGCAGAAACATGAGGCTGGTCCGTTCGAGGCTGGGACGATCATAGCGCCCATCGACATGTCTTCGGTCCAGGGCCAAGAGCACGTCAAACGCGCCATGGAAATAGCTGCCGCCGGCGGGCACAATATGCTGATGAGCGGGCCGCCCGGTTCAGGAAAAACAATGCTGGCGCGGGCCATGACTTCGATCTTGCCCGACCTAATACTAGAAGAAGCGTTGGAGATAACAAAAATATATAGCGTTGCCGGCTGCTTGTCGGGACACAATTCGCTGGTCAGAACCCGGCCTTTCCGCTCGCCGCACCATACATCATCTGGCATCTCTTTGGTGGGCGGAGGTACCTGGCCGAAGCCGGGTGAGATTTCTTTGGCTCATCGAGGGGTCCTGTTTTTGGATGAGTTTCCTGAATTTTCAAGGCAAACTTTGGAAAACTTAAGACAACCGCTTGAAGACGGCATTGTTAATATATCCCGCGTTGCCGGCACGATCGCTTTTCCTGCCAAATTTATGCTGGTTGCGGCGATGAATCCTTGTCCGTGCGGTTATGCTAATGATCACGAAAGGCATTGTATCTGTTCGGCCGGACAGACGCTGGCGTATCAGAAAAAGATTTCCGGACCGATTTTGGACAGGATAGACATCCACGTGGAGGTGCCGCGCGTTTCATTTGAAAAATTAAGCCAAGGAACGCCGGGAGAATGTTCGGAATCGATCAAGAAACGGGTGACCAGGGCCAGGATGGTCCAGCGGACTCGCTATGCCAAATCGGGCTTTCTGACCAACGCTGAAATATCCACCCAGATGGTCAAGGAGATGAACAAGCTGGATCAGGCGACTCTCAGCCTGCTGCATCAGGCGGTAGACCGGTTGCACTTATCCGCCAGAAGCTATTATCGCATAATCAAGCTGGCAAGAACCATCGCTGATCTCGCCGAAGATCAGGAAATCAGCCAGCTTCACGTCGCAGAAGCTCTGCAGTATCGTGCCAAAGCTGATTAG
- a CDS encoding extracellular solute-binding protein yields MNKKKGIIFLLGIFIVTSGFGCKTQDATVTAGLKPITLTYWRVWDDTSTFSEQLKKYSEMHSNIKIEYHKFRYEEYENELLNAFAEDRGPDIFSIPSTWIKKYQNKIEPMPDKTSLVYQTTQGSIKKELVNVVKTSDSIKPKDIKTAFVDTVYDDVVIKVPQAGNKGLKEQVYGLPLFIDTLALYYNKDLFNNAGIAEPPIYWDRTFQQYVKKLTKQDTKGQIIQSGVALGGAVNVQRSFDILSTLMMQNGADMMSASGQPLFNQVPPDKGIKYNPGLEALRFYTDFANPSKEVYSWNKEMDDSLKLFINNQLAMMFGYSYHLPTIKAEAPKLNFAISKLPQIENGGQSINYANYWVETVSKKIMTNPENLKKGGDYPRLKRDAAWDFVQFITKEDQAKVYIAKSKRPTALRSLVEQQTQIPELGIFASQVLTAKSWYRGKDALAAETIFNQMIDESVANQEDIVGTMDRAVQKVQQTVN; encoded by the coding sequence ATGAATAAAAAGAAAGGCATAATTTTTTTGTTGGGCATCTTTATCGTTACTTCAGGGTTCGGTTGCAAGACCCAGGACGCGACCGTGACCGCCGGCCTGAAACCCATAACCTTGACCTATTGGCGCGTTTGGGATGATACCAGTACATTCTCTGAACAGTTGAAAAAGTATTCGGAAATGCATTCTAACATCAAGATCGAGTACCATAAGTTCCGTTACGAAGAGTATGAAAACGAGCTGCTTAATGCTTTTGCCGAGGATCGTGGACCGGATATCTTTTCCATACCGAGCACCTGGATAAAAAAGTATCAGAACAAGATCGAACCGATGCCGGACAAGACATCGCTGGTTTATCAGACGACCCAGGGGAGCATCAAGAAGGAGCTGGTCAACGTGGTAAAGACAAGCGATTCGATCAAGCCCAAAGACATCAAGACCGCTTTTGTCGATACGGTTTACGATGACGTGGTGATAAAGGTTCCGCAAGCTGGTAACAAAGGCTTGAAAGAACAGGTTTATGGCCTGCCTCTGTTCATAGATACTTTGGCGCTTTATTACAACAAAGATCTTTTTAATAACGCCGGAATAGCCGAACCGCCTATTTATTGGGATCGTACTTTCCAACAGTATGTAAAGAAATTGACCAAGCAGGACACCAAGGGCCAGATAATCCAGTCAGGCGTGGCCTTGGGTGGAGCAGTTAATGTCCAGCGTTCATTCGACATCCTCTCCACCTTGATGATGCAGAACGGTGCCGATATGATGTCGGCTTCAGGCCAGCCGTTGTTCAATCAGGTGCCGCCTGACAAAGGAATCAAGTACAATCCAGGGCTTGAGGCCTTGCGTTTTTACACGGACTTTGCCAATCCATCGAAAGAAGTCTATAGCTGGAACAAGGAAATGGACGACTCATTGAAGTTATTCATAAATAACCAGTTGGCCATGATGTTCGGATATTCATACCACCTTCCGACCATCAAGGCTGAGGCGCCGAAACTGAATTTCGCCATCAGCAAGCTGCCACAGATAGAGAATGGCGGACAATCGATCAATTATGCTAATTATTGGGTGGAGACTGTATCCAAGAAGATAATGACCAACCCGGAAAATTTGAAAAAAGGCGGTGACTATCCCCGCTTGAAGCGTGATGCGGCCTGGGATTTTGTCCAGTTCATTACCAAGGAGGACCAGGCCAAAGTGTATATCGCCAAGTCCAAGCGCCCGACGGCCCTGCGTTCTTTGGTTGAGCAGCAGACCCAGATTCCTGAGCTGGGAATATTTGCCAGCCAGGTGCTGACAGCTAAAAGCTGGTATCGCGGCAAGGACGCCTTGGCGGCTGAAACTATTTTTAATCAGATGATTGATGAGTCTGTGGCCAACCAAGAAGACATCGTCGGCACGATGGATCGGGCCGTGCAGAAGGTCCAACAGACAGTGAATTAA
- a CDS encoding class I SAM-dependent methyltransferase, giving the protein MAVNTRIYDKHFFENTIKFEGPSAKAVVDILMRHFNPKSVVDIGCGAGIYLQEFERHEVAIEGYDGSPAAAEESLVGDRLKIHDLTTPLLLSRKFDLVLCVEVAEHLEKEFADVLVDTLCRLGDILVFTAATPGQGPESIGHINEQPHEYWIDKFSERGLVYDARITEIIKEEMVSSDVVWWVSKNLMIFKK; this is encoded by the coding sequence ATGGCGGTAAACACCCGGATTTACGATAAGCATTTTTTTGAAAATACGATCAAGTTTGAAGGTCCTTCGGCCAAGGCGGTTGTCGATATATTGATGCGGCATTTCAATCCGAAGTCAGTCGTTGACATCGGCTGCGGAGCCGGAATCTATTTGCAGGAATTTGAGCGCCATGAAGTCGCAATCGAGGGCTATGACGGTTCGCCCGCGGCAGCCGAAGAATCCCTGGTTGGGGACAGGCTAAAGATCCATGACCTTACAACCCCGCTGCTCCTTAGTCGGAAATTCGACCTGGTATTGTGTGTCGAGGTGGCCGAGCATCTGGAAAAAGAATTCGCCGATGTCTTGGTTGATACCCTGTGCCGGTTGGGGGACATTCTGGTTTTTACTGCCGCCACGCCAGGACAGGGCCCGGAAAGCATCGGCCATATAAATGAGCAGCCGCATGAATATTGGATAGATAAATTTTCTGAAAGAGGGCTTGTTTACGACGCCAGAATAACCGAAATTATAAAAGAAGAGATGGTAAGCTCGGATGTCGTCTGGTGGGTAAGTAAGAATCTGATGATTTTTAAAAAATAA
- a CDS encoding PHP domain-containing protein, producing the protein MLIDLQVHSTYSDGYLTPTEVAGFLANQGVKVAALTDHNTVGGIEEFQKACKKYRIKPIVGIELYTKLNHKHFNLLWFNFDHADPELHDILRNSQARRRSRARKILESMVASGFKIDINKVLDKYNHYVSINHLIDDIWAVPHNRQKIKADMNNKKPREEEIIRYYFYNPRLPKFDNSYINIKRIFALRKKIGGQIIFNHPGKYNQLKQPIIQDLKAMGIDGIEVLSPHHSIGAMMYAQFMAEEHGLIMTGGSDFHRFECDSPSSITSSWNYFKIDGQYLRGVEKIINKQT; encoded by the coding sequence ATGCTGATTGATTTGCAAGTCCACTCGACTTATTCGGATGGATATTTGACGCCGACCGAAGTGGCCGGTTTTTTGGCCAATCAGGGGGTTAAGGTCGCCGCATTGACCGACCACAACACGGTCGGCGGAATAGAGGAATTCCAGAAGGCCTGCAAGAAGTACAGGATTAAGCCGATTGTCGGAATCGAGCTATATACCAAGCTTAACCACAAGCACTTCAACCTGCTTTGGTTCAATTTCGACCACGCCGACCCGGAGCTGCACGATATCTTGCGCAACAGCCAAGCAAGGCGCCGCAGCCGCGCTCGCAAGATTCTGGAAAGCATGGTTGCCAGCGGCTTCAAGATAGACATCAACAAGGTCTTGGATAAATATAATCATTATGTCTCGATAAATCACCTTATTGACGACATTTGGGCGGTTCCGCACAACCGCCAGAAGATCAAGGCGGATATGAATAACAAGAAGCCTCGCGAAGAAGAGATTATCCGTTACTATTTTTACAACCCGCGACTGCCGAAATTCGATAATAGCTATATCAACATCAAAAGGATTTTTGCCCTGCGCAAGAAGATCGGAGGGCAAATCATTTTCAATCATCCCGGCAAATATAACCAGTTGAAGCAGCCGATCATCCAGGACCTAAAGGCCATGGGAATCGATGGTATCGAGGTTTTGTCGCCTCATCATTCCATCGGGGCAATGATGTATGCGCAATTTATGGCCGAAGAGCATGGGCTGATAATGACTGGCGGATCGGACTTTCACCGCTTCGAGTGCGATAGCCCAAGCTCCATTACCAGCTCTTGGAATTACTTCAAGATCGATGGCCAGTATCTCAGGGGCGTGGAAAAGATAATTAATAAACAAACATAA
- a CDS encoding phosphotransferase, with protein sequence MNVILRLLEEKYVQALFDKNVLPQYEGATDIRLDRISPVKKMIWHTTYHVVFRYDATLTKSSGQTEKIEIYCSAHSSEPRKIVYEVLRYLWGRDFAEGDLTIPKPLFYSKKFNAAFYQGMVGVNLYNFIKNNDYAEVERLLPLTAAWFAKLHSLPVRKNKLFLQPNSRIATVFPGAEHVLAEVKNRCPENYGLYQAFYQRFTQSENQIFAEKRHLRLIHGDAHPENVIRLNDGRIGVVDFTDMSLGDVARDLGTFLQQLEFMTERKMDNPDFAKKAMGIFLSSYLRESGLKMSDNLQERMDIYYNWTTIRTASYFLLKHDPQPERAEPMIASVAKNLKIIS encoded by the coding sequence ATGAATGTTATCTTACGCTTGTTGGAAGAAAAATACGTCCAAGCTCTGTTCGACAAGAACGTGCTGCCACAGTATGAGGGCGCAACGGACATACGGCTGGACAGGATCAGCCCGGTAAAAAAGATGATCTGGCACACTACTTATCACGTAGTGTTCAGATATGATGCGACACTAACCAAATCATCAGGACAGACTGAGAAAATCGAGATTTATTGCTCGGCCCATAGCTCTGAACCGCGGAAGATTGTCTATGAAGTTTTGCGTTATCTTTGGGGTCGCGATTTTGCCGAGGGTGACCTGACGATTCCTAAGCCGCTGTTTTATAGCAAGAAGTTCAATGCGGCGTTCTATCAGGGCATGGTCGGCGTAAATCTCTATAACTTCATCAAGAATAACGATTATGCGGAAGTCGAGCGCTTACTGCCGCTGACTGCCGCCTGGTTTGCCAAGCTTCACTCATTGCCAGTGAGAAAAAATAAGCTTTTTTTGCAGCCGAACAGCCGCATCGCGACCGTATTTCCGGGAGCTGAACATGTGTTGGCAGAAGTAAAGAACAGGTGCCCGGAAAACTATGGGCTTTATCAGGCATTTTACCAACGGTTTACGCAAAGCGAGAACCAGATTTTTGCTGAAAAACGACACCTTAGGCTTATCCATGGGGATGCGCACCCGGAAAACGTGATAAGACTGAACGATGGGCGAATCGGCGTAGTTGATTTCACTGATATGTCATTGGGTGATGTTGCGCGCGATCTCGGGACCTTCTTGCAGCAGTTGGAATTCATGACGGAGAGGAAGATGGATAATCCGGACTTTGCAAAAAAAGCCATGGGCATCTTCTTGTCCAGCTACCTTCGGGAAAGCGGACTGAAGATGTCCGACAACCTTCAGGAAAGGATGGATATCTATTACAATTGGACCACCATCAGAACGGCCAGTTATTTCTTGTTGAAGCATGATCCTCAGCCTGAGCGCGCCGAGCCCATGATCGCCAGCGTGGCCAAGAATTTGAAAATAATTTCCTAA